The genome window GCCGCGGGGGTCTGTGCCGTCTGCGCTGCAACGGGAATCGCGCCCGGGCCGTGCAGGAAGGCCAGGACGAGGATCGACGCGACGGCGGTGGAACGGGTGCCCATCATGCTGCTCCAGGGGGGTGTGAGAAACCGCACTATACCACCTTTCACCGGCCTGTGCCAGATGCCTGCGGCTGCGTTCTCCACGACCAGCCGATCAGCAGAGCGCCGACGACGGTGAACGTCACGTAATCGAGCGGAAGTCCGACCAGCCACTTTTTGTGCCACGGGATGAAGGCCGGCGCGAACTTCGCCCACCCCCACCCCGGGTTGAACAGGAACCAGGAAAAATCCTCGATGATCCAGAAGATCATCAGACTGCCCAGAATGCGCGCCTCGAGTTTCGGCGACCAGGCCCCGGCAGCGAACACCGGCCAGTGGAACACGAGCGCCATGAACGAGAAGATCCAGGCGTGATAGCCCGTCATCGGCCGGCCGCCCCAGAAGATGTCGAGCAGCCAGTGACTCTCGATCCGCCAGGTCGGCAGCCCCGACGCCCAGCCGTTCGCCCCCTCGATCTGAATCTCCGCCATCCCGAAAAACACCGCCGTGACCGACACGAACAGAACGCCGATGAGCGGCTTCAACCGTTCAGAAAACTCTATATTATATTTCACGGTATGAATATATTGTGTGCCGTAGGGGCGGTTCGCGAACCGCCCCTACACGACCTTTGCGATGAACATATACCATCTTGTATTCAACCAAGGATGGCGGAGAGAAGGTTGCGGGCGGCGTGCGGCTTCGCGAGTTTCTTCGCGTTGTCGCGCATCGACGAGATGCGGCCCGGGTCTTTGAGGATCGAGCGCACCCGGTATTCGAGGGCGGCGGGGTCGCACGCCTTCATGGCGGCGCCGTTTTCGAGCAGGAAGTCGGCGTTCCGCTCTTCCTGGCCGGGAATCGGCGCCACGACGATCATCGGCAGGCCGACCGCAAGGCACTCCGAGGTCGTCAGGCCGCCGGGCTTTGTGATCGCAACGTCGGCGCAGGCCATGACCCGCTCGATCGTGCGGGTGAAGCCCATCGGGAACAGGCGGCCGGGGTGTTCCGCCGCAAGCTTGTTGAGAGAGCCGAGAAGTTGTTCGTTCTTCCCTGCAAGGGCGATGACCTGGAACTCGCCGGGAATCTTGAGGAGCCGCTCGGCGAGCGAGTCGATTCCCCCCACTCCGAATCCGCCCGACATCATGAGAAACGTCAGTTTCTTCGGATCGGCGCCGATCTCGGCGGCGCAGACAGCCCGGTCGCGCGTTTCGGAGAAGATCGGCATGATCGGAATCCCGGTTGCCCGCGTCGTGGCCGCCGGAATACCCCGGTCGGCGAGCTTGAACGCCACTTCGTCCGTGGCGGCGAAATACCCCGTCATGTGTTCGTGCAGCCACATGGTGTGAATGTCGAAATCCGTGACCTGGACGTACGTCGGCCTGTCCCACCCGCCGTTCTTGATCTCTCGTGACAGCAGTTCGGCCGGCAGAAAATGCGTGCAGACGACGATGTCGGGATGTATCTCGCGCAGCTTCGTCATGAAATTCTGGGTGTTGAGCCGCTGAAGCGCCCGCCGGACCTTGTTCATCGCCGAGTCGTGGTCCTGCTGGTCGGCCTTGCGATAGATATACCCCCAGAGCGAGGGATGCTTTTCGACGATCGTCAGATACGACTCGGCGTACATCTTCCGGAAGATGTCGTTGACGAGCGTCATCAGATCGACATGAACCGCCTTCACGCCCGGAAAAAACGTTTCGGCGGCCGTCTTGACGGCCTCCGCCGCGCGCATGTGGCCCGCGCCGGCAGAAACACTCAGAATCGCGATCGTTTTCCCCGTCGTCGTCTCGCTCATCCCTGTCTCCTTTCACCGTCGGTGATGGATGAAGCTTATCATGCTGGCGCCGCGATGAGAAGTTTCAGGAAACGGTTGACGAATTACCGAATGGCGCGTATTGAAATGGTGCTCGTTGCGCCGGTCGCGCACACATCCTTCCGCAGCTCAGGAATAGATATGAATATACAATACGACAACCGGTATCGCGCCCTTATGGCAGGGCGCGTCGCGCTTCGTGCGGGGGCTCTCCTGCGAACGAATTTTCTCGGCACGAGCACCATCGAATTCAAGGGCGCGACGGACCTCGTCACCGAGTCCGACTATGCTTCCGAACGCCTCATTCGCGAAGAACTGTCGCGGATGTTTCCAGACGAACCGTTCATGGGCGAGGAAGGCGGTGGCGCGCCGCACGATGCCGAACGGGTCTGGATCGCTGACCCGCTCGACGGAACGACGAATTTCGCGCACCGACTTCCCCACTTCGCCGTATCGATCGGATACTGCGAGCACGGAGAACCGGTCGCCGGGGCCGTCTATCAGCCCGTCACCGACGACCTCTTCTACGGCTGGAAAGGCGGCGGCGCCTGGCGGAACGGCAAGCGGATCCATGTCTCGACCCAGACCGAACTCGGCAGGGCACTTGCCGTGACGGGCTTCCCCTACGACCCCTCGGGCGCTCTCGACGCGATCGTCGCCCGCGTCAAATCCGTCATGCCGCGCACCCAGGGCCTGCGCCGCCTCGGTTCGGCATCGATGGATCTGTGCTACACCGCGGCCGGCCTGTTTGATTTCTTCTGGGAAACCACCCTCAAGCCGTGGGACGTCGCCGCCGGGTTTCTCCTCGTCCGCGAAGCCGGCGGAACGATCACGAACTTTTCCGGCGGTCCCGCCCCCCTCAACGGCGGAGAAATGCTCGCCTCAAACGGAAACCTGCATGACCAGGCCCTCAGAATCATTACATACGAATCAATTTGCGTTCGCTCCGGATGATGACACGCGGAACGTCAAAGCAGAGGGGGGGCTAGGGAGCCGTTTTCCGCAATACCTTCACGATCGTTGTTTTCCGAGGTATTCAGCGGCCGAATACGTCCCGTAAAACGGCGAAACATGATCGGCTGTTTCCTCCAGGGAGCCGGTAGCGAAATACGCCATCGTTCTTTGTTGTCCGTTTCAATGACCATGAACATCCCCGGATCATCGACTTCGACAATGTTCCCTTCGATGTCTTGAGAGGCGGAACTCAATGATGGAGTCGGAGAAACCGGATCGGCGGAAGGACGGAAGAAAACATATAATATACTGGCAAGAATACATACGAAAAGCGCGATTGTTCCCACCAGTGTGTTCGAAACCCTGGAAGGATGATTCGTTCGGGCTTGTTCCTCGTGCTGCTGCGACATCCTTCGCTGGACTGAACAACTTGCTCTTGATGCCGGTGGATGTAACATGATTTGAAGATCTTTTTCTGATGCGAGCCCGAATTCACGGCATATCGTGAGCGTCTCTTGGATGGCATTCGAAGCTTTGTTCTGTAATTCAGGATAGCCTGAATGTTGAAGCTGGGATAACAAGGGAAGATTTTGGACATCCGGGTTCGACAAAAAAAGCGCCAAGGCGCCGTCCCAGAACTCTGAAGAGTTGTGTTTCAGACATGCTTCTGTGAGACACCCTCGAACCTTTGTGAAATCGAGCCAGGGGAGACAGCAGAGAATACCCATGGCAACATGCTGTCGAGTATCGAGTAATAGCGAAGAAACGAAGGAATGGGCGGCGAACGGTTCGGCACTTTTCAGCGCCTTCATGCACGCTTGCTTTACTTCCATCGATTTGCTTCCCCAGAATTTCCCGAGACGCTCAAGGAGCCATTCTTCATCAATGCTCCCGAGACATGACACGGCTGCGGCAACGACCTGGTCATCCGGTCTGTCGAGGCAGTTTCGAATTTGCGGGATGGCCTGTCTCAAGCCACGTCTTCCGATGATGCGAATTGCCTGGATCAAGGAGCGGCTTTCAGAGCGGCGATCTCCTACCGTGTGCAATACCATCGCATCGGTGGCATCGTTCTCCGAAACATCCATGTCCGCGGGAAGAGCCTCTTCAGTCATTGGTGGTTTCGAACAGGATCGTTCTGATGGTTTTTGAAATTGCGCATCCGAAGATGGACTGACTTCTGAACGTTCACCGGTGTCTTTTCGCTCGTCGAATCCCGATCGCTGAGGGTGGTTCAAAACACCGTCGGATGGTGTGTCGGTCGATGCGATCGCTCCGCGCTCCATGGCAAAAGAGGTGCGACATCGATCTTCCCAGGCTTTCAGCTTTTCCAGATACAAATTTGTTTGCCCTTCCAACTGGCCCGAACCAGATAGATGCTCAATCACTTCCTGCCGGAAACGAAGAAGGATTTGACCTTTATTCGGGTCAGCACGAACGATAAGGTTAGTCAGAGCAATGGGGGTTTGGAGAGTCGGATTCATCACCAAGATGAGCCCTGCCTGTTCGATGAGGTCAGGGCGAACTTCCTGAGCCAGAAAATCGAAGATCAGATCTCTCACCAATTCGAACGGCATCAGCATGGAAGTCTGAAGTGCCAGACTGCGTGTATGCATACCGCGTGAGAGGAGCATCTGATGGAGGTGGTGGCAGGCTTCGTCCGGGTTGGTTGCAACGAGCCCTGTTACGGCCAGAAGGCGGAGCCCGACGTCCTGCGAATCAAGAAACATGATGAGGTCGGGGGCAAGCCGCTTGTCATCAATGCGGATGAGAATTCTGAGAGCGAGGGACCGAACGAGGCAGGATGAATTTTTCAGAAACTGCCGCAGATCATCGAAATCCGATTCGGTCCAAAAATTCTGGAACACACGGAGGATCGTTGAGCAAAGGAGGGGCGGCGGATGTGAGGAGAGCATCTTTCTTGCGTTGTCCAGCCAGCCGGATTTTTCCTCCTCAGCCATGGTTGACAGGCGGCGTATCAAATCGGACGGCTGTTCATTTGCGATGGATTCGGCAGAGACGGGTGACTGGATCGGTTGTCCCCCAGCGTGAAGATCGAGGGCATGTCGAAGCAACATGCGACATTCTTCATCAGGATCCTCGGCAAGGCATTTCTTGAGCGTTGCCTCCCATTCTGAAGGAAAACCTTGCTGAAGCAGCTTCTCGATTGCCATCAGGCGAATGCTTCGAAACGGAGCATGAAGTTCGTTCAGCACATGAGAGTTGTGTAAAATCGATTTTTCGAAAGTCATATTGGCATGCAGACCTGTAGAATGGCTCAGACCGCCCTGCTTTACTCAACGCCGCTTCGCCGGTCCGAAAACGTCGGCGACCATGGAACCGTGTTCGCGATTCGTGAAGACATAAACTATACTCGCTGTCGCATGAGGAGCGCAACTCAGACCGGTATCAGCCAGGAACTCTCACGATGAGCACCGAAGCTGGTTCCCGGGTGGCCATGGTCTGAATCTTTGTCGGGGCCGGCGCCTCCGAACGGCAACGTTCATCAGGAAAGGCTCCGTTTGCTGAGTGCGAACTGCTGCGGTTTTGCAGATGTCTTTCTCTCGCAAACGTCATTCATGGTAGAATATCAACGAGTCTGTCAGAAATCTCGTGGAAATTCCGAATGGCATAGTATATATGACAGTATATATGCGTGCCGTGTCATCCGCCATCATTTCTTCCCGAAGGAGTGGCCATGCATTATATATCTCCGAGGAAAGCCGTTTCCATGGTTCTCGTCTTTCTTCTCATCCTCGAGCCGGCGATGATCCAAGCAATCGATCTGAGCCCGTTAGGAATTCAAACGATACGAGAGCAGAATGTACGGATCGGCGTTCAAACTCCGGAGTCCGAACTGCTTCTGCCGCACGAACAGCTCGAGCTGATCATCAAACAATTCGGAAGAACCCAACAGGAACTCGAGGATCAGGCTCTTGCCGAGGCCATGTTCATCCTGCTGCATACCTATGATCTGTTCACCCAGGAAGCGGCCGAGACATTTTCTTTTTTGGGGGCCATCCAGGATTTCCGCAGTCAATGGGGAAATATGCGCGGAACAAGCGATCTCCCCGGTGCTTCGAGGGCTGTCGGAGCTCTCGGTAGTCTT of Candidatus Ozemobacteraceae bacterium contains these proteins:
- a CDS encoding glycosyltransferase; translation: MSETTTGKTIAILSVSAGAGHMRAAEAVKTAAETFFPGVKAVHVDLMTLVNDIFRKMYAESYLTIVEKHPSLWGYIYRKADQQDHDSAMNKVRRALQRLNTQNFMTKLREIHPDIVVCTHFLPAELLSREIKNGGWDRPTYVQVTDFDIHTMWLHEHMTGYFAATDEVAFKLADRGIPAATTRATGIPIMPIFSETRDRAVCAAEIGADPKKLTFLMMSGGFGVGGIDSLAERLLKIPGEFQVIALAGKNEQLLGSLNKLAAEHPGRLFPMGFTRTIERVMACADVAITKPGGLTTSECLAVGLPMIVVAPIPGQEERNADFLLENGAAMKACDPAALEYRVRSILKDPGRISSMRDNAKKLAKPHAARNLLSAILG
- a CDS encoding inositol monophosphatase family protein, coding for MARIEMVLVAPVAHTSFRSSGIDMNIQYDNRYRALMAGRVALRAGALLRTNFLGTSTIEFKGATDLVTESDYASERLIREELSRMFPDEPFMGEEGGGAPHDAERVWIADPLDGTTNFAHRLPHFAVSIGYCEHGEPVAGAVYQPVTDDLFYGWKGGGAWRNGKRIHVSTQTELGRALAVTGFPYDPSGALDAIVARVKSVMPRTQGLRRLGSASMDLCYTAAGLFDFFWETTLKPWDVAAGFLLVREAGGTITNFSGGPAPLNGGEMLASNGNLHDQALRIITYESICVRSG